Within the Syngnathus scovelli strain Florida chromosome 6, RoL_Ssco_1.2, whole genome shotgun sequence genome, the region AAAGCCTCTCATCTTCTCTCCTTTGATGCCGGCCAGAAAAGATGAACATCATattggaaaataaatgtttgattttCTCCTCCATCCTCCTCATTTTCATTTCTTTGGCAGCGGTAACCTGAAGTGGACCTCTCGCAGCTGCTGCCTTCATTCACACGCACAGTCGCACACTGTCCGGTGTGGGAAAGTGTTAATTGATGCACGACAGAAGAAGACGTTCTCTCCCGATTCACGCTCGAATGCATCCTGGGCGTCGGGTTCAATTCCCAATCGATGTTACGGAAGTTGACGAAAAGAAGGAGCGAAACGTTGGCCTCAATAAGAGAGGAAGAGAGCGAGCGTTGCAATTGGAGAAGATTAGACGTTGGCTATGACCTACTTCCGCTCAGCTCTTTACCAATCCTTCTTCTTCATCGCCGACCCGGTTTTGCGTGCCGAGGACACGCAACAACGCGCACAAGCACACGAACGAAGGCTTAAAATGACGCTTCACGTCAGGATTTTTGCGACCTGTCACTCATAAGAGATCAAGCAATATATCTATTTATgtaacttatttatttatttattgtactgCGGGAACTAAGATAAACTTAATTGGTTTTGCGAGCCCGTTTGTAAGATGAACCATTCGGAAAATTAGACACttaatgaatgaaaataaaatggaaaaataaaaattgtgacATCTTCAATAGTACCGACAAAGACGAAATATTGCCAGGTCAATCTGAGACCCTGAAAAAGATATCCCTTGTCTAAAAGCATATTTTTTGCTGTGAAAAGATTTTGGAATGCATCATGCATGCATCCATACGAGCACTCAGACACGCTTCTTCCCCCTCGTGGGAGCGAGGAGACGCCTTCAGCTGACAGCACTTGGAGAggccgagagagagagagagacagagaaagaaaaaaaaaagctaggctCTCAGGAGGCTTCCGGGAATGGAAGCGGAGTGGGTGAGGGGGGGCAAAGATTGACACTCTGGCTCTTTTCAGCCTCATTCTGGAGCGGAATGTCGGTGGGTGGCGGTGAAACACGAGGATGGGAGCCTGCGGAGGGTCCAGGTAGAGAGGACTGGTTGCTAGGCAGCCCACCAATAAGAGCATGCCGTGTCATtgggtgcgtgcgtgtttgcagCGAGCAAAAGTTAGCATGTCGATGCTAAATATTTGATGCCAATTATCATGGAAGAAAGGCACGATCGTTGAATAATTGAATTCCCAGCGTTGCTGAGAAGTCAAAATTGTAAAATAACATTAATCCTTCCGGAAAACAGGGCAAACATatttaatcagattttttttttgttgtaatttatgagtttcatttatttatacgcCACTTGCCCATTCTTGGCGGCAACCCTTTTGCTCTGACTTGCTAATTATATCAGACAACGtgtaattatttttcattttatttagatTTATGCTTTGTGATATTAAAAATTCTTAACTTGAATTTCAAGcttgtttgaaaaagaaaaaaaagtcataaggTATGAACAAATGAGAAATCAACGAGCATTCTGGACCTCGGATCTTACTAGTCTTAGAACTTCCCCAACATTTGGTCCATTGCAAACAAATGTAAACAAAGTATTATTAAATTAGAAGCTAAGTATTAGCATTAGCAGACTGATGTTGTAATATGCGGGTCAAAGGCTCGCTAATCAGTTAAAACCTGAGCATGAGTGAAGGTTTCCACGGCAACAGACTCCATCAGAGCCACACTCTCGGGTTTAATAGCTAGCGTAACACGCAATGACACAATTACACACAACGATTGATGTGGGGGcagagaggacaaaaaaaaaaaagaagataaagGGAGAGAAGTGGCAGCGTGCTGAGGGCAAACGGCGGAGAAGCCCAGCAACAGGACGTGCCTTAAATAGCGAGATGCTGGCCGCTAACGTCACGCCGCCCGGCCGCCCGCTCGAGGCATGTGTTATGTTACGTTGCGTTGCATCGTGCCAAGCATGTATGGGCCGGCCGCTGACAGCGGCTTAGTCATGTGGTGGATCACGTGACCTCGCGGGGCCCGACGTTCCGAGAATTCAGACCTCCCGTCACGGTTGACCTCAACTCTACTCGCGAAGCTTTCATAGCAACACTCTATTCTTACTTATTCCTAAACTGTGCTACGTGGACAAGTCATCGTGTTTCACTGCTACGATcgcacaaacacatgcacacgcactcaaaaactaaaaaaaatttcCCACAATCAAGTCACGCTTCAAATTTGGTAGAAATGAGCCAAAATGGAGCGGAATTTTCAAAACACTTCAGGGGGTATGGATTTTTTagatcaaaccaaaatggcaatTTTTTTGCAGTTTTCCATGGCTACCAAATTTCAAGTTGATGATTGATCAAAACTAAATTTGGGGGAAATCCAGAGATTGATCCAGACTGAATGGAAGACTTCCTTGTCCCACACTCGACAAGACCTTAGCCAACATCTTGTTCTCCCAAAGGGCAACTTGGTCACACTATGTATTAGCCTTAAAGCCAGTGAAGTTCCTTTAACCTTCTGCAAATAAGAAACTTCattgtatttgatttttttttttgtggttgaaCACGAGATGTTCACCTAAGCCAAAACATTGAGCATAGTAACCGCATTTCATATTCAACAAAACAGCACATGTGTTCTTTTTGGAAAATAGCAAACGTTCTGTTCTTTTCACACATGGAGACTGTTTTTGTGGGTCGACTCAAAATGGATATGCCCACCAAATTTAACACCACAAAGGGGAACAAGGGTCTATCTACTGCTCCTGGTGACTTTGCAGCTATCATGGCCAGTGTCCACGTTTTTAATTTCCTCTTTAACATTCCTTTTGAAATGACAACTCAAATGTCACAACCTTGAGTTTGGCTGAGAAACGCAAATAAGTCAGTTGAGTGACCAAGTTCCTTCAAATGAGTCAACGTTTGCCGGAGCACCGTTTAGCATCATTTgcagatttaatttttttttggctcTACCTGCCGATTCCTAAAAATAACTACGCAGAGAATTCCATAGAGACGCACGGTCGCCTTTTTGACGAGCTTGCGCTAATCATGTGACAGCGTCACCATTGTTGTTGGGCTAATCAGCTTACAAGCTCCTTTCTTTTTGCTTGGACGAAACCCGATACGGCGGATCAGCGGGGCTTTAGCCACATGCTAATTAATCTGCAGCTCCGAAGCGGCTTAATAACGCCACGGAGCCTAGCGACGAGTGATGGATCAGTGCTAGTGCGTCCTCGCGGGAACCCGCGTACAAGTTCATCTGACAGCTGGCGTCTTCTCGGAGATGTTCCACGTGGGATCATCTTCCAGGTGCCGTGGTGAGACTCGTAACACTTATGGAGTCTACGTTGCCTGCCTCGAATGACACCGGTCTAGCCCAGAACAAACAGGATCATTGCGCAACTCACTGAAACCTAGCGGGACGGAATGCAGATTGCAACCAAGATTTAAACATTAGACAAAATCAATGATTAATTAACTTTGGCTTAAAGGGGACATACGATGGTAGAAGGCACCAGGGAGGtcttttggataataaaaactATTAAAGTCACATTTAAAGATAAGTTTTTGTGGGGTACTACATCTAAAAATGCTGTTCAAATTTTGTTTTGCATGTCTCAGGGCACCTCATGAGAAGACGTTTGGTTTTATTTCCCAAGTGTTATactttcacttttcgtttccgaGTGACGTAATGTCAAGTTAGAAGCGACTGACCCGAACACTGAAAAAAATCAGTCTGCAGTTTTTGTTGTCACGTGGAATATGCATGGCCTATAAACCAGCGAGTTCAATCGACTTAACTTTATGGTATTATAAAAGTCCAGGCTGCTATCAACGAAACTATAGACGGGAAGTTGCACATCATATCAAATCAAGGCCACACTCAAACAATTGTATTACATTGGTCACCAAGGCAGAAGCAACCAGAGAAGTctcataaaaaaggaaaaaaagctcCAATAGTTGAGATAAATGCAAATACCTGCAGGAAGTAAAAACATGCAGTTCCTATCTCGGctaggaaaaacaacaaaatacccAAAAGACACCAACAAGAAATCAGCAACAGCCAGATATGAAAACCAACGGTGGTTTGAAATAAAAACTTCACCTAGCACAGCTAAACTTGGCTAAGCTAAAAAGCGCAAGGCAAGTGAGTGGACTGCCAATTTTCAAATGGAGCACGACTCACCCTGAGGGCCTCGATGACCAGATCGCGGGCCTCCAGCTCGCCCTCCATGATGCTCAGCAGGGTCAACAGCTCCGGCTTGCTCAGGTTATCCATGTTGAAGTTGCATTTCTGAAACACCAAAAACACCAGTCAGGCTTTTCGGCGGAAACCGCTTCGAAAATCAAATAGCGTGTAGCCAAAACACGTAGATGCATTGACACAACTCCAATGCGCCCCTCCTGGCATCATACCGCTCTAATTAAACGCAACCGTCCAATTAGGCGAGCTATCTCGTCCTACCTCACAGCGATTAGAGCCTAATTATGTTTAGCTAGGTCATTAAGCAGCTCCTAGCAGCTAGCGGGTCAGGATGATTGTAATCGGGCTTGACCACACCACTTGTTGCCACGattaaaagctttttttccGCTTCACTTATGAAAGGCAAACAGTTTAGGTGTCCTTTCTGACAGGTGGGTCGGCGGGAAGTCCGACCTGTGGTGAAATTTCAAAGCGAGCTGTTTACTCAGTTTGAGAAGAATGCGATGCGCGTTGGATGGTGTCAAAAGGCCCCCCGCAAACAAGAAACTTCCCCCCTGCCTTAAGCCAGCGACAGCGAGTGTGAGCAAAGAGCAAAGTGCTTTATTTAACCAAGGTATGGCAGCGGCGGGGGGGGGTTCATTTAGGGTAGTGGGAGGGCACGGAGAAGGAAGCGAGCGAGCCGAGGAGGCTCGGCTACCATGTGCACCTGTTTCGCCTTGCCGCCAAGCGAAAGTGTCTTGGAGAGAGCTCCGCGAAGGGGGGAAGGCAAGACGGAGGGTGATACGGTACTCCCAGCTATGCCCGCTGAGTCACTGAAATTAAGACCAATTTAGAAAGGTGTCTGGTGAACACAACCCACCTCCCCCCCTAACAGCACCTCCTCCGCAGCTCTTCACCTCATACTGCCACTCAAACCCACGCGTGCACTTTCACTCACTGCTTGCATGTAAAAGCTGCCACGGAAATAACCGGAATGCTAAAAAGACCCAGACAAACATGGCGACCAATGGCGTGTGCAGACTGATGACAAAGTTAGCTTCTCTACAACAAATTGGTGCATCAGGGGCTTAACGGCAAAGCCAGGGCTaggttaatttatttaaaaataaaatctaaatcGATAAAATTACTTAAAAAACAGTGGGtagagatgccacaagatggcagcaaagcactgaCAATGGAGATGATCATAAAGCATCAACACCATGCAATTTGCAGGTACACATGCTCATGTTGCATAAGCATTGTATTCagtagggaaaaaaataaacccaatTAGCCTAACAATAACAAGATTccaccagatggcgccaaagtaaTTTCGTTATTACTACCCGAGCACAAAAAAAGTGGGGGATTTTCAGCAAAACAGAATAGCTTCCAAAATACGAATGCCGAAATGTAAATATGAGGCGTTCACAATCGTCCCTGACACAACAGACGCAATGAGTTTTTTCCGTTTTTTTAACCGTCTCGCTGTTCAGAGTGTTAACCGCTAAAAGCACCCGACTGTCCAAGGCCAGGCAGAAGCGTAGATAAACCCACAAAGTCACGTCAGCTGCATGAGTTTGGAGTTCAGGTGTTTTTTAGGTTGGCAAACCGCCACGAAATCTTTCTTGAAGccgacccccccaaaaaatcttaGGGCTTTGGTTTGGGAATAGTTGAAATCAGAAGGATGGATGATACAACATGAAGCTGTtggtaatgaaaataaaattgtcaaGAAAGCAAATACTCAAGTAGAGAACAGAGAGCTGCAAAATCTACTTAAGTACAAACTCAAACTATCTTTGTAGTTGATTACTTGCCACAACTGCAAGTAGGTGTGTGTCAACAAATGAAGCCAGAGCATCTGGTCACAGCAAAGTGAAGAAATAGCACCTCCTCAGGGTCCAAGAGCTTCCCAGGGAACCTGAGAAGGTTCCGCTTGGTTCCACCTGAGCATCATGAGCAACTAACCTGTCAAGCCGTCCGTAGCTTAGacaaaaaatgtgcaaatgtcgTCGTTGCTTACAATGTGAAGCCATTTCGTGTCACTTCTCCATCACAGGACGAAGGTTCGGAAAAGCCTCGAGGCGAACAATAGAATTCTCCATCACGAATGGAAGCCAAGCTGAGGGAAAGCTCGTCATTTTGTCATGGTGGGTTACGATGTGTGAGGGGGAGGTGGTGTTtttcacgggggggggggggggggggggaggtatcTGGTTCGGTTCTGATCTGGGCCGAACCGACACGGACGATTGTTGTCCTCCGGACATTGTCGCGAGAAGCCCGGCGGCCACTCACCGCTGATTCATGTGCGACATTTCTCGCCCTGGCTCTGACTAAAACCCCCGCCAGGTGATTTCCACGAAGCTCCCCCTCGGTGTCTTACCGTGTCGACGCTTCCCAGCACGGCGGCGGTCAAGGCTTGCTGTACCGGGGGAGGAGGCTGCTCtccgctggttccttccgacgcCATCTTCGTACTGTGGCGGTGCGCTGACTGTCGGAGAGCGGGAGCGGGCTCATCCGCCGCCGCTCGTTAACTAGTTCGCTGCTggaccagagtcatccgcacgccCAGGGCGACATGAGTCCGGGAAGGAGGGAGATAAAGCACAAGGTGGAGAAGAAGACGAAGAGGGCCACGAGAGGGGTCGAGGGCGACAGCCGTAAAGAGGAGCCAGCAGACCAATGAGTCGATGGAGGGAGTGGGGGGCTGATGGGAAGGAGGGAGGCGGGTAATAGAGGGGGGCGGGCCCGGAGAAGCTAGCCAGGCAGGCGGACAAATCCAGATGTAAAAGGAGGCGCGTGCTTCTAATGACTGACAACAACATTTGTGGGACAGAAAGCTTCTCgaaaacatcatcatcattctgTCATCTCTATAATTCTGTGTCGCATAGTTCAATATGGCCTAGCATTGCATAACATAGGAGTatagtacagtgatccctcgctacttcgcgtttcgtttatcgcgggttcactacatcgcggattttttttttttccaaattgaaaaaacatttaaaagtcaaaataatacttctaaattgaggaaacgtgtctaaagtttaggacaatgtagtattgctccaaagtcCGCTTTcgcagcacgatcgcgaattagcttctttccgctaactcgttagcctgcccagtacttcttgttggtgaccgtacttcgcggatttcacttatcgcgggtggtttttggaaccaattatccgcgataaacgaggcatTACTGTATAGAGTAGTACTGCATGCATACTATTTTCACATGATTTTTTTGATGGCGACAAGAAAATCTATTTGCGACCATTAAAACTGTGAATGCCTGGCGAACGTCTTTGCAACCTTTAACAAACCCCGACAAAAAAACGACATTCGCTACGTTTACTAATATGCTTTAGGACCACAGTGATATCCTGAACTGCAGTGTACTCCGAATGAGCTGCATGTGCCGTATTGTATAGTATAAAACTAGTTCAGCATAAAATTTAGGGTACGATAGTGGCAGCGAATGAGCCCGATGTGTCATTGTCATATCTACGGAAACAAAAGCTCAGCGTTAATCTTACACGAGTTAAAGCTCCCGCTTGAAACCTCCCCGCTATGGATATATTCGTGCCGGCACGGCGGGAAAGGGAGGACGGAGGCCTTCTCGACTCCCAGATGTGGTTTTAGGATTAACGGATGTAGTTGATCCAGGCCGCTGGTGCAGAATGAGGTTAGCGCGTCTCTATTTAGGTCAAATGTTGGCAGCAAGTGCCGCTCTCGTATTCCCCATTTTAGTCGTCTCGTATGCGCTTGGTGTCGGGAAAAAGTACTTGCTTTCGTAGTAGGAGTGTAGGCTTATGTAGTATGATGTATACATCGTAGTATTGTTGCATCATCTCTGTTGTGTCATGTAGAAACGTAGTGTGCTGTCTGATCATGTATGAAATCCTAACAGGCTGTCTGAAGAGCACACCTCCACCATGAGTCTATTAATCCCGTGCCTCTTATCATTCATCAGTGGTCGTGACCACCACTGACATGCCAAGGACGGCCTTCTGTCATTCCAAGAGCATGTCCTCTCCTTTTCAAGAGCTCCTTTGTGATGAGCCGCTCTGAATAACAGTCCAGGTGAACACATGGAAGCTCCCCGAAGAGCAGACGGATGAAAAGCATCCCTCTGAGATGGAGTGTTTGATATGGGATCAGGATGGCACAAATTCTCCCGGTTGGCCGCCAAACTAAATATTGAGACTTATCGAGAGCCTGGTGACGTCCTGGGATGACCCCCGCCTCGGTTGTCTGCAAACGGGAAGAGCTCCAGATCCCTGCATTGGATTAGCAAGACAGATCATGGATGAGAGGGGAGAGCATTAGGAAGTGAGAAAGTCCCGGAAACAGTAACTCGATTCAGTGGACTGATATCAGGACAGTGAGTCCATTGGCAAAAAGAAAAGCACCCAGTGAGGGTGACTGCTAAGTGGGCCACAACTCACGGCTTGATGATCCTCGTAAGATGTGAAGCGGCCCTCTGTTCGTTCGCTGATGACACGGCGCTCTGTGTTTAGAGCTCACTTCCTTCCTCCGAGGCTGTCTTATTAACATCCGGAGGCAGCAGGTGTTTGAAACTGACACACgggtcagccattttggttcgACGTAACCATTTTAGGCTCATTTTCATTCTGAGACGGACTTGTCGGCACTCCTGAAATTGAAAACTCAGCAGGAACATATCCCAACTTTACATTAAATTCGGAGTTTCGGTCGAATTCCGCCGCTGCTTGCTATTCCTCAACCTTGTGGTCCTTTTACACCAGCTTCTTCTTACATCTTATGTTAGGAATGCACTTAACCTGCATCACATTTCTGTTTACACACGTCGCCAAGCACCAAAGATGGGGTTTCCAAAAGCAGTGTGAAAGATAACAAGGGTTTACATTGTTTGCATGATGCCCTGGGCGCCTGTCAGATGagcctgtcaatcaaacggacaAATCTTAGGAATGTCGGCGAGCGGGTTTTGTACAACGTATGACAGCATCAGCCACAAATGAACTAAGCACCTGCTTAGGGTTGGAATAATCAGTCAGTTTGTACTCGGCGAGTGTCAAAAGAGacccaataaaatttaaaaatcatCATTAATAATCTGTAATTGAAAATTTTATATTAAATTCTCAATTGTTATGATTTCCAAGCAGCAGTAGCAGTTATATGAGCACTACGTGGACAAGTGTCGCCTCCTAGTGGATGATTAACTGCTGTGAGGTAATAATTGATATTTTTGTCAAAACACAATATTTCATATTGGATTTTGGTCTCAAAATTGAATGTTTGAATTTACTCACCACGTTTGAATGTTGAACCATGATATAGCGAGGGAACActgtattgtgtttttttttttttttttttaatgatggcaacttgttttttttgtacaacaaagaattttttaaataatccaaaaataaacaaaacaaaaaaaacaaaaccagtcAAGTTTGTCAGATGCGCGTGAGCTGGTGCCAAAGGCTGGACGGCAGGATGCTCTCCACCTTCTCCATGATGAAGTTGAGCGGCGCAAACAGCGTGCTCAGGaactgcaaacacacaagcaggAAATTGACTAGTAAAATAATTTTGATTCTCTCAGGAACAAAGGTACAGTAGGACAGAAATAAAATCAGAATTTTACAAGAAAAGTCTCCCCAAATCCAAAACGGGTCAACGCTGCCATCTATAGGGATCTGTTCGTCATTACAGTCCATTATCAACATCCATCTCAGTCACTAAGTAAATcgacattttattttatgggcACACTTTAAGcaagaaaaacaatatttttatttacaacaTTTCCAATGGCAATTTCTGTTAACGGATTATTAATgggtgacacattttgtgtgtgcgtgtgtgtgtgctaaccGCTTTGGCAAAGACGCCCATGAGTTCCGGGAACTGATGCGTGAGCAGAGCCAGCATGGCGGTGAAGGAGCAGAGGCCGGCTGTGAAGAGGATGAAGAAGGGGAGCTCCTTCTTGGGGTATACCGACACCTCGTGGAACACTGCtttacacgcacaaacacaatgatagttatatttaaaaaaaaataaaaataaaatgtgtgtgtgtgtgtgtgtgtgtgtgtgtgtgtcttactgGGTAGCAGCTCTCTGTCTGCTGTCTCTGTGCAGATGGGATAAGGATAGAAGAGATGACCTTTCTCCAAAGGATACGGGATCATTCTGAATGCTACGCACAGGGAATCATCTAATGAGTTCTAGTGCCGCAACCGGCATCCCTCTAAATGTTAATCCATTTTGTAATAAGGACATAACGTATGAAAATGTAGAAAGgtgaagcaattaaaaaaaaaaaaaaaaaacttggcggACTGTACGTGTTGCGTGAGAGACTTACTGCCCTCCCAGGTGCAGTGCAGTAAATTGAGCGCTCCCTCGACACGCTTCCAATGCTGCAGGTGGAAGAAGGCGTACGCGATAGCCTCGCTGTCTCCTCGCTTGAGGATGTGCTCCGGAGGAAGGATCAGACTCTTCATCTCCAGAAGGTACTGAGGGAGTCACACGGTCGAGTTGAGAACAACCGGTCACGTGACCATTGACACGTGTCGTAACACTGACTTTGGGAACGTGCGGGTTGAACTCGACAGCTCTGTGAATTGCTTCTACTGCATTCATCTCCGCCGTGCTCAAACCTCGTCTCGACGCTGCCTCTGGAGAGAATCTGAATGGATGAAGAAGTGTCATTTAGTGTCATGTTGTGTAGTGAAGTGTCAAGCGTGTGCTGTTACATCCCTGTTTTTAATTTGTGTCAATTAACAGCTTGAACTATAATTTTCAAGCATGCAATGCTCTCCTTGTTTCATGTAGGGGAGTGTAATAGTTTCGTGTCACGTCATTTTATGTCCGTCTGACTTCCTAGTTAtatcgtgtgtgtgttcattgtGGTGTGACATTGTTAAGTGTAGCATTGCCTGTTGTGTTGTCGACGTGTGGAGTCTCCACTGTGTTGTCGTGTTGTGTGCAGTGTAGCGTCGAGAGGCGCAACTCACTTGTCTGACACGGCTCTGGCTTTGAGCAAAGCTGCTGTGTAGCATATCGTTGCAGATTTGGGTAAGCTAATATCtgtcacacacgtacacaacacaaaatgacaacacaaaaaaagaaagtcaaTTACTGACAGATCAAAAGGGTATCAATTTCAGTATAATTTGTTCATTTGTTCATGACAGAAGATCCAATTGTGTACAGTAGTGACtcgcacacgtgtgtgtgtgtatgtgtgtatgtgtggtcaTACCGTCGTACTTGGCCAGTACGGCCTGCACGTCGGCGTAGTTTTGCAGCTCCAGCAGCGACTCCAGCAGGTTTTCGTGGATGTTGAACATACTGAGGAGAGGGAACTCCTTCATTAACTGGAAAACACACAACTGTTGTTACATGTAATAGCAGACAGGGGGCGGCACACATCCAGCAACCACACAACGAGGGAGATTAGTGCATCTGTGTAGCCGTTCGTGACTTACATCTCTCATCATCTTCACCGCCTCTCTCGTCCGGCCAAGCTTTCTGGAGCACATGGCCAGTCTCCTCTTGATGTACACCAACACGTTGGTGTCTCttcctgaggaaaaaaaacactttcatgTTAGAAGGGACATCTttattgtaaatgtttttttttttttttttttttcaagagtgTGGCTACTCACTGTGCTGGGCCTCGTACTGCGTACCGTGGTGCTGTAGCTGCTGGCTGCGGCGGTAGCATCCCTCGCCGGCTTTCAGCGCCTGCTTGAACAAGCGCTCGGCCTCCATGATGGTGGTGGCCTCCTCCTCGGCCAGCAGGATGTACGCCGTCGCGCAGCTGTGGCGTAAGAACAAGGCGAAGTAGCATTTTGAAGAAATTTAAATGCTCTCTTCACTCCGAACTTTGTTTTTGAAGAATCAGTAAGAAAATTGTTACGTACTCTTCCAGCTCCAGAGCTTCGTGTGCAGCCGAGATGCGTGCTTGAGGGTTTCTCTCCCTCCATGCCTTCTGCATGACtgcaaagaaacacaatatagaGTTTTAGCGGCAGGAACGTTGGGAAAGGCACGCTGGAAAGAAATGGAACTTACTGGCGTCGGCGGGCCGCAAGTGGTCCGAGTCGCAGGTGAAGAAGGTTTGGTGGTCCTGCGCTGACAGGTTCATGTCGTAGTACGTCAGCGGCTCTCGGCCCGTCACCCACGTGTACCTGAGGAACATGGCGACACGTTCAGAACATCACAATTGGATGGTACATTTTTCCGAAATCAAATCATCTGTAAACCATACTGCGATTC harbors:
- the LOC125970854 gene encoding suppressor of tumorigenicity 7 protein homolog isoform X3, with the protein product MFGTESSLSMFLNTLTPKFYVALTGTSSLISGLILIFEWWYFRKYGTSFIEQVSVSHLRPLLGGVDSSSPSNSSASNGEADSSRQNVSECKVWRNPLNLFRGAEYNRYTWVTGREPLTYYDMNLSAQDHQTFFTCDSDHLRPADAIMQKAWRERNPQARISAAHEALELEDCATAYILLAEEEATTIMEAERLFKQALKAGEGCYRRSQQLQHHGTQYEAQHRRDTNVLVYIKRRLAMCSRKLGRTREAVKMMRDLMKEFPLLSMFNIHENLLESLLELQNYADVQAVLAKYDDISLPKSATICYTAALLKARAVSDKFSPEAASRRGLSTAEMNAVEAIHRAVEFNPHVPKYLLEMKSLILPPEHILKRGDSEAIAYAFFHLQHWKRVEGALNLLHCTWEGTFRMIPYPLEKGHLFYPYPICTETADRELLPTVFHEVSVYPKKELPFFILFTAGLCSFTAMLALLTHQFPELMGVFAKAFLSTLFAPLNFIMEKVESILPSSLWHQLTRI
- the LOC125970854 gene encoding suppressor of tumorigenicity 7 protein homolog isoform X2, yielding MFGTESSLSMFLNTLTPKFYVALTGTSSLISGLILIFEWWYFRKYGTSFIEQVSVSHLRPLLGGVDSSSPSNSSASNGEADSSRQNVSECKVWRNPLNLFRGAEYNRYTWVTGREPLTYYDMNLSAQDHQTFFTCDSDHLRPADAIMQKAWRERNPQARISAAHEALELEDCATAYILLAEEEATTIMEAERLFKQALKAGEGCYRRSQQLQHHGTQYEAQHRRDTNVLVYIKRRLAMCSRKLGRTREAVKMMRDLCVFQLMKEFPLLSMFNIHENLLESLLELQNYADVQAVLAKYDDISLPKSATICYTAALLKARAVSDKFSPEAASRRGLSTAEMNAVEAIHRAVEFNPHVPKYLLEMKSLILPPEHILKRGDSEAIAYAFFHLQHWKRVEGALNLLHCTWEGTFRMIPYPLEKGHLFYPYPICTETADRELLPMFHEVSVYPKKELPFFILFTAGLCSFTAMLALLTHQFPELMGVFAKAFLSTLFAPLNFIMEKVESILPSSLWHQLTRI
- the LOC125970854 gene encoding suppressor of tumorigenicity 7 protein homolog isoform X5; this encodes MFGTESSLSMFLNTLTPKFYVALTGTSSLISGLILIFEWWYFRKYGTSFIEQVSVSHLRPLLGGVDSSSPSNSSASNGEADSSRQNVSECKVWRNPLNLFRGAEYNRYTWVTGREPLTYYDMNLSAQDHQTFFTCDSDHLRPADAIMQKAWRERNPQARISAAHEALELEDCATAYILLAEEEATTIMEAERLFKQALKAGEGCYRRSQQLQHHGRDTNVLVYIKRRLAMCSRKLGRTREAVKMMRDLCVFQLMKEFPLLSMFNIHENLLESLLELQNYADVQAVLAKYDDISLPKSATICYTAALLKARAVSDKFSPEAASRRGLSTAEMNAVEAIHRAVEFNPHVPKYLLEMKSLILPPEHILKRGDSEAIAYAFFHLQHWKRVEGALNLLHCTWEGTFRMIPYPLEKGHLFYPYPICTETADRELLPTVFHEVSVYPKKELPFFILFTAGLCSFTAMLALLTHQFPELMGVFAKAFLSTLFAPLNFIMEKVESILPSSLWHQLTRI
- the LOC125970854 gene encoding suppressor of tumorigenicity 7 protein homolog isoform X6, encoding MFLNTLTPKFYVALTGTSSLISGLILIFEWWYFRKYGTSFIEQVSVSHLRPLLGGVDSSSPSNSSASNGEADSSRQNVSECKVWRNPLNLFRGAEYNRYTWVTGREPLTYYDMNLSAQDHQTFFTCDSDHLRPADAIMQKAWRERNPQARISAAHEALELEDCATAYILLAEEEATTIMEAERLFKQALKAGEGCYRRSQQLQHHGTQYEAQHRRDTNVLVYIKRRLAMCSRKLGRTREAVKMMRDLCVFQLMKEFPLLSMFNIHENLLESLLELQNYADVQAVLAKYDDISLPKSATICYTAALLKARAVSDKFSPEAASRRGLSTAEMNAVEAIHRAVEFNPHVPKYLLEMKSLILPPEHILKRGDSEAIAYAFFHLQHWKRVEGALNLLHCTWEGTFRMIPYPLEKGHLFYPYPICTETADRELLPTVFHEVSVYPKKELPFFILFTAGLCSFTAMLALLTHQFPELMGVFAKAFLSTLFAPLNFIMEKVESILPSSLWHQLTRI
- the LOC125970854 gene encoding suppressor of tumorigenicity 7 protein homolog isoform X1; the encoded protein is MFGTESSLSMFLNTLTPKFYVALTGTSSLISGLILIFEWWYFRKYGTSFIEQVSVSHLRPLLGGVDSSSPSNSSASNGEADSSRQNVSECKVWRNPLNLFRGAEYNRYTWVTGREPLTYYDMNLSAQDHQTFFTCDSDHLRPADAIMQKAWRERNPQARISAAHEALELEDCATAYILLAEEEATTIMEAERLFKQALKAGEGCYRRSQQLQHHGTQYEAQHRRDTNVLVYIKRRLAMCSRKLGRTREAVKMMRDLCVFQLMKEFPLLSMFNIHENLLESLLELQNYADVQAVLAKYDDISLPKSATICYTAALLKARAVSDKFSPEAASRRGLSTAEMNAVEAIHRAVEFNPHVPKYLLEMKSLILPPEHILKRGDSEAIAYAFFHLQHWKRVEGALNLLHCTWEGTFRMIPYPLEKGHLFYPYPICTETADRELLPTVFHEVSVYPKKELPFFILFTAGLCSFTAMLALLTHQFPELMGVFAKAFLSTLFAPLNFIMEKVESILPSSLWHQLTRI